A stretch of Stenotrophomonas indicatrix DNA encodes these proteins:
- a CDS encoding DUF1656 domain-containing protein, which produces MFSDISIDGVFVPGLLAVALIALALSMVASRLLASLGLYRLFAYRPLVGLSLFVILAELLIQLAPLLENLK; this is translated from the coding sequence ATGTTCTCCGATATCTCCATTGACGGCGTCTTCGTTCCCGGCCTGCTGGCGGTGGCGCTCATCGCGCTGGCGCTGTCGATGGTGGCCTCGCGGCTGCTGGCAAGCCTCGGCCTGTACCGGCTGTTCGCCTATCGCCCGCTGGTGGGCCTTTCGCTGTTCGTGATCCTGGCGGAGCTGCTGATCCAGCTCGCGCCCCTGCTTGAGAACCTGAAATGA
- a CDS encoding biotin/lipoyl-binding protein, giving the protein MKHLLSVIGRWSATLCLFAVAVIAALSLWNRYETQPWTRDGRVRADVIRVASDMGGLVTQVLVQDNQRVKAGQLLLVLDQPRYAAALDKADAAVNSAQATLALARRESKRDIALGNLVASETRERNAAKVDTEVAGLAQARAERRVALLNVQRTEVRASADGIVTNLDLHPGDFLQPGAQALALIDSASLRVEGYFEETKLNCINEGDAAVARLMGDGRDVHGHVESIAAGIADDQRASTHNLLPSVASTYTWVRLAQRIPVRIHLDNVAPDTRLIVGRTASVTITPRAQGACK; this is encoded by the coding sequence ATGAAGCACCTGTTGAGTGTCATTGGCCGCTGGAGCGCAACGCTCTGCCTGTTCGCCGTTGCCGTCATCGCGGCCCTGTCCCTGTGGAACCGCTACGAAACGCAGCCGTGGACGCGCGACGGCCGCGTGCGCGCCGATGTGATCCGCGTGGCGTCGGACATGGGCGGGCTGGTCACCCAGGTGCTGGTGCAGGATAACCAGCGGGTGAAAGCCGGGCAGCTGTTGCTGGTGCTGGACCAGCCGCGCTACGCCGCCGCGCTGGACAAGGCCGATGCCGCAGTGAACAGCGCGCAGGCCACGCTTGCCCTTGCCCGCCGTGAATCGAAGCGGGACATCGCGCTGGGCAACCTGGTGGCTTCGGAAACGCGGGAACGCAATGCCGCCAAGGTCGATACCGAAGTGGCCGGTCTTGCACAGGCCCGAGCGGAGCGGCGGGTGGCGCTGCTGAACGTGCAGCGCACCGAAGTGCGCGCCAGCGCCGATGGCATCGTCACCAACCTCGACCTGCACCCGGGCGATTTCCTGCAACCGGGTGCCCAGGCGCTGGCGCTGATCGACAGCGCTAGCCTCAGGGTCGAAGGCTATTTCGAAGAAACCAAGCTCAACTGCATCAACGAAGGCGATGCCGCTGTCGCCCGCCTGATGGGCGATGGCCGCGACGTGCATGGGCATGTGGAGAGCATCGCCGCCGGCATTGCCGACGACCAACGCGCGAGCACGCACAATCTGCTGCCATCGGTTGCGTCAACGTATACCTGGGTGCGGCTGGCGCAGCGGATCCCGGTGCGGATCCACTTGGACAACGTGGCACCCGATACGCGCCTGATCGTCGGCAGGACCGCCAGCGTGACCATCACTCCGCGCGCGCAGGGAGCCTGCAAGTGA
- a CDS encoding efflux transporter outer membrane subunit gives MIGTASRVGVLACALSLAGCVSGPDYTLPANAVAAAPAARRAFVSSHQAAYAQAELPDRWWQLYDDPRLDAYVSEALRANTDLRAADANLRRATAMVLQYRAEGSASTDADASATLDHAGGYTSPTSPPQVYALGIHLSYPLDLAGGIRRGIEAASADAEAVAAARDQVRVVVAAAVTRAYVGICSTNLTLAATQRVLDTQRATLDATTRLAAGGRGTEFDVSRARAAVNRSAAAVPHLVAERQAALFALAALMGRVPADYPQDVANCQQPPRLQQPVPVGDGGQLIQRRPDVRAAERSLAAATAMIGVETAALYPQVSIGASAGTAGSFKQLLSSDSVGASIGPLLSWRWPNRRATRARNDAAGANADATLASFDGVVLDALRQTETALSAYAQEIDREHSLALARDDAARASDQAGQLYRFGRIDFIDVLSAEAALADAESALAASRAQLGDRQVDLFLALGGGWGAAGATPDALDR, from the coding sequence GTGATCGGCACCGCATCACGCGTGGGCGTGCTCGCCTGTGCGCTGTCGCTGGCCGGCTGTGTGTCCGGCCCGGACTACACGCTGCCGGCCAACGCGGTTGCCGCCGCGCCGGCAGCCCGCCGCGCATTCGTATCGAGCCACCAGGCGGCCTACGCACAGGCCGAGCTGCCGGACCGCTGGTGGCAGCTGTATGACGATCCACGGCTTGATGCCTACGTCAGCGAAGCACTGCGAGCCAACACCGATCTGCGCGCGGCCGATGCCAACCTGCGCCGCGCCACGGCGATGGTGCTGCAGTACCGGGCCGAGGGCTCGGCAAGCACCGACGCAGATGCATCGGCCACGCTGGACCATGCCGGGGGATATACCTCGCCCACCTCGCCACCGCAGGTATATGCGCTCGGCATCCATCTGTCCTACCCCTTGGACCTGGCGGGTGGCATCCGCCGCGGTATCGAAGCTGCCAGCGCCGATGCAGAGGCTGTCGCTGCAGCACGTGACCAGGTGCGGGTGGTGGTCGCCGCCGCTGTCACCCGCGCTTATGTCGGCATCTGTTCGACCAACCTCACCCTGGCGGCGACGCAGCGTGTGCTCGATACGCAGCGCGCCACGCTGGACGCCACCACCCGCTTGGCGGCCGGCGGGCGCGGAACCGAATTCGACGTCAGCCGGGCGCGCGCGGCGGTCAACCGCAGTGCGGCGGCGGTGCCGCATCTGGTTGCCGAACGGCAGGCGGCCCTGTTCGCGCTGGCGGCGCTGATGGGACGCGTACCGGCCGACTATCCGCAGGACGTCGCCAACTGCCAACAACCGCCGCGCCTGCAGCAACCGGTTCCGGTCGGCGATGGTGGCCAGCTGATCCAGCGCCGCCCGGATGTCCGCGCGGCCGAGCGCAGCCTGGCGGCCGCCACCGCGATGATCGGCGTGGAAACGGCAGCCCTGTACCCACAGGTGAGCATCGGCGCGTCCGCTGGCACGGCAGGTTCGTTCAAGCAGCTGCTGAGCAGCGACAGCGTCGGCGCGTCCATCGGACCGCTGCTGTCGTGGCGCTGGCCGAACCGCCGCGCAACCCGGGCGCGGAACGATGCGGCCGGCGCCAATGCCGATGCCACGCTGGCATCGTTCGATGGCGTGGTGCTGGACGCGCTGCGGCAGACCGAAACCGCGCTGTCGGCCTACGCGCAGGAGATCGATCGCGAGCACAGCCTTGCCCTCGCCCGCGACGACGCGGCACGTGCCAGCGATCAGGCCGGGCAGTTGTACCGGTTCGGCAGGATCGACTTCATCGACGTGCTGTCTGCCGAGGCCGCGCTGGCCGATGCAGAGTCTGCCCTGGCAGCATCGCGCGCGCAGCTGGGGGATCGTCAGGTGGATCTGTTCCTGGCGCTGGGTGGGGGCTGGGGGGCGGCAGGCGCAACGCCCGACGCGCTTGATCGCTGA
- a CDS encoding fasciclin domain-containing protein, with protein sequence MRTQIQRLTLAATVAVACATAPAAFAADNPMVGGVPMYANKTIVENASTAQNLSTLVTAVKAAGLVDTLSGKGPFTVFAPDNQAFAKLPAGTVETLLKPENKAKLTQVLTYHVVPGTYTSTQLTTAARSHGGSSTLKTVQGEALTVKLQDGKVWVVDAKGGKSAVTTADVRQSNGVVHVVDSVLMPK encoded by the coding sequence ATGCGTACCCAGATCCAGCGCCTGACTCTTGCCGCCACCGTCGCGGTTGCCTGCGCAACTGCCCCGGCCGCCTTTGCCGCCGACAACCCGATGGTCGGTGGCGTGCCGATGTACGCGAACAAGACCATCGTCGAAAACGCCTCCACCGCCCAGAACCTGAGCACCCTGGTGACTGCGGTGAAGGCGGCCGGGCTCGTTGACACGCTCAGCGGCAAGGGTCCGTTCACTGTATTTGCTCCCGACAACCAGGCTTTCGCCAAGCTGCCCGCAGGCACCGTGGAAACGCTGCTGAAGCCTGAAAACAAGGCCAAGCTGACCCAGGTCCTGACCTATCACGTGGTACCGGGCACCTACACCTCCACCCAGCTGACCACAGCAGCGCGCAGCCACGGCGGCAGCAGCACGCTGAAAACAGTGCAGGGTGAAGCGCTGACGGTGAAGCTGCAGGATGGCAAGGTCTGGGTGGTCGACGCCAAAGGCGGCAAGTCTGCGGTGACCACCGCCGACGTGAGGCAGTCCAATGGCGTGGTGCATGTGGTCGATTCGGTGCTGATGCCGAAGTGA
- a CDS encoding M14 family metallopeptidase, with the protein MTVAQFYPIGTPGQPWGDAERAQWRARQQRQRSYHEDVVTALERLDERFDVVQYGQLDYAPDHYPLFAVVNHDWNPALPTALVTGGVHGYETSGVHGALQFLEQHAERYLGRFNLIVAPCVSPWGYERIQRWNPNAIDPNRSFRDGGLIEEAASLMRWVAERKANIRVHLDLHETTDSDLHEFDPARCARDGKPFERDTIPDGFYVIGNSEDPQHEFQKALIAAVAPITHIAPADAEGNLVGMPLQSLGVVWGESRSIGACAGFTDALYATTTEVYPDSPRTNPQECNDAQVAAVCAGLDFALAN; encoded by the coding sequence ATGACCGTTGCGCAGTTCTACCCGATCGGCACCCCCGGACAGCCCTGGGGCGACGCCGAACGCGCGCAGTGGCGGGCCCGCCAGCAGCGGCAGCGCAGCTACCACGAAGACGTGGTGACCGCGCTGGAACGGCTGGACGAGCGCTTCGACGTGGTGCAGTACGGCCAGTTGGACTACGCCCCGGACCACTACCCGCTGTTTGCGGTGGTGAACCACGACTGGAACCCGGCCCTGCCGACCGCGCTGGTCACCGGCGGCGTGCATGGCTACGAAACCAGCGGCGTGCATGGCGCCCTGCAGTTCCTGGAGCAGCACGCCGAGCGTTACCTGGGCCGCTTCAACCTGATCGTGGCCCCGTGCGTGAGCCCGTGGGGCTATGAGCGCATCCAGCGCTGGAACCCCAACGCCATCGATCCCAACCGCAGTTTCCGTGACGGCGGCCTGATCGAAGAAGCCGCCTCATTGATGCGCTGGGTGGCCGAACGCAAGGCCAACATCCGGGTGCATCTGGACCTGCACGAGACCACCGACAGCGATCTGCACGAGTTCGACCCGGCCCGCTGCGCCCGCGACGGCAAGCCGTTCGAGCGCGACACCATTCCCGATGGCTTCTATGTGATTGGCAACAGCGAAGACCCGCAGCACGAATTCCAGAAGGCGCTGATCGCCGCCGTGGCTCCGATCACCCACATTGCCCCGGCCGACGCCGAAGGCAATCTGGTGGGCATGCCGCTGCAGTCGCTGGGCGTGGTGTGGGGCGAGTCGCGTTCCATTGGTGCATGTGCCGGCTTCACCGATGCGCTGTATGCCACCACCACCGAGGTGTACCCGGACAGCCCGCGCACCAACCCGCAGGAATGCAACGACGCCCAGGTGGCGGCGGTGTGCGCGGGGTTGGATTTCGCCCTGGCCAACTGA
- a CDS encoding DUF3348 family protein translates to MANAAQPVVDGPDFLRLLARLSDGAMPASSPALTDRLGQWVDWSRAVALAGALDGRLAEPAEAAEALDDLLADCAQAEASLLASLSEDAEAERLLDLAEAAAAPNFASLRQRYRVLQQAIQTATGRLRGRLRDQLVQASPELARLAEVDAVMEQTLSPREHSLLATAPAVLGARFERVHGQPGWRASFRHDMRTLLLAELQLRFHPIQGLLAALRSH, encoded by the coding sequence ATGGCGAACGCAGCGCAGCCGGTCGTGGATGGACCGGACTTCCTCCGTCTGCTCGCCCGTCTCAGCGACGGCGCGATGCCGGCCTCCAGTCCCGCCCTGACCGATCGCCTCGGCCAGTGGGTGGACTGGAGCCGTGCCGTGGCCCTTGCCGGGGCGCTGGATGGCCGCCTGGCTGAACCGGCCGAGGCCGCCGAAGCGCTGGATGACCTGCTGGCCGATTGCGCCCAGGCCGAAGCGAGCCTGTTGGCCTCGCTGAGCGAGGATGCCGAGGCCGAGCGCCTGCTGGACCTGGCCGAGGCCGCCGCCGCGCCGAACTTCGCTTCGTTGCGGCAGCGCTACCGGGTGCTGCAGCAGGCCATCCAGACCGCTACCGGCCGTCTGCGCGGCCGCCTGCGCGACCAGCTGGTGCAGGCGTCACCGGAGCTGGCGCGGCTGGCCGAGGTCGATGCGGTGATGGAACAGACCTTGAGCCCGCGCGAGCACAGCCTGCTTGCCACCGCCCCGGCGGTGCTGGGTGCCCGATTCGAACGCGTGCACGGCCAGCCCGGCTGGCGCGCGTCCTTCCGCCACGACATGCGCACGCTGCTGCTCGCCGAGCTGCAACTGCGCTTCCACCCGATCCAGGGGCTGCTTGCCGCCCTGCGCTCACACTGA
- a CDS encoding DUF802 domain-containing protein, which produces MSRTVFHVLVFLAGLLAVCWIGVGYVSVHPLGAAVAAIIAACYIAGGVELYRYRQASNGLRAALADLSLAKESLAPWLERVPLGLRNAVRLRVEGERTALPSPVLTPYLVGLLVLLGMLGTLLGMMDTLRGTGLALQSATDMAAIRGSLASPVQGLAVAFGTSIAGVASSAMLGLLSALLRRDRLQVVQQLDRAIATDLHPYSQAWQRAESLRLLQSQSAALPTLIDRLQAMTSTFEQHSAAANERLLAGQAEFLTQSQALQERLATSLQQSLREGAEASAAAIGGALQPMAETTLAGLASHGQALHSRVEQAVQQQLNGLAEGFERSRVATEASWARVVAEQTGAQQALVAELRQHLQSFSEGQSTQGEALVARIGERLQADASSNAEAWRAAAEQQHALNSELVERQQQALQHASSHLDDRAQALLQALDERHAAGQSLLQEHEQQRLQDWQAAQAATATAHAELQAGLDAREQQRQLRWDAVSTELQQAHAALQAQLLAGDEQRLQRWSDALQSVSTDLAERLQANGQRLAEQQQQVCDTLAQTAQQIGENGRAQASATLAEVSALLQTAAAAPKAAAEVINELRSTLSESLVRDNKMLEERGHLLATVQTLLDAINHASHEQRTAVDALVGGSAELLERVGNRFSDHIAAETGKLDGIATLLNGSAGEVGQLAGTFGAAVEQFGTASAELSGRLEQIGGALDASLARSDEQLAYYVAQAREVVDLSLLSQKQVMEELQQLAARRGKAGSA; this is translated from the coding sequence ATGTCCAGAACTGTTTTCCACGTCCTTGTCTTCCTTGCTGGCCTGCTGGCCGTGTGCTGGATCGGCGTCGGCTATGTCTCGGTGCACCCGCTGGGTGCAGCCGTGGCAGCGATCATCGCAGCCTGCTACATCGCCGGTGGCGTGGAGCTGTACCGCTACCGGCAGGCCAGCAATGGCCTGCGCGCCGCGCTGGCTGACCTTTCACTGGCCAAGGAAAGCCTGGCACCGTGGCTGGAGCGTGTGCCGCTGGGCCTGCGCAATGCCGTGCGCCTGCGCGTGGAAGGCGAACGCACCGCCCTGCCCTCGCCGGTGCTGACGCCCTATCTGGTAGGCCTGCTGGTGCTGCTGGGCATGCTCGGCACGCTGCTGGGCATGATGGACACCCTGCGCGGCACCGGCCTGGCGCTGCAGAGCGCCACCGACATGGCGGCCATCCGCGGCTCGCTGGCCTCGCCAGTGCAGGGGCTGGCGGTGGCCTTCGGCACGTCCATCGCCGGCGTGGCCAGCTCGGCCATGCTGGGCCTGCTGTCGGCACTGCTGCGCCGCGACCGCCTGCAGGTGGTGCAGCAGCTGGACCGCGCCATCGCCACTGACCTGCATCCGTATTCGCAAGCCTGGCAGCGTGCCGAGTCGCTGCGCTTGCTGCAGTCGCAGTCTGCGGCGCTGCCTACGCTGATCGATCGCCTGCAGGCGATGACCAGCACCTTCGAACAGCACAGCGCGGCCGCCAATGAGCGCCTGCTGGCCGGTCAGGCCGAGTTCCTGACGCAGAGCCAGGCGTTGCAGGAACGCCTGGCCACCTCGCTGCAGCAGTCGCTGCGCGAGGGGGCCGAAGCCAGTGCTGCGGCCATTGGTGGCGCGCTGCAACCGATGGCCGAAACCACCTTGGCCGGTCTGGCCAGCCACGGCCAGGCGCTGCATTCGCGTGTCGAACAGGCCGTGCAGCAGCAGTTGAATGGTCTGGCCGAGGGCTTCGAGCGCAGCCGCGTGGCGACGGAAGCGAGCTGGGCCAGGGTAGTGGCCGAGCAGACCGGCGCGCAGCAGGCGCTGGTTGCCGAACTGCGCCAGCATCTGCAGTCCTTCAGCGAAGGCCAGAGCACGCAGGGTGAAGCCCTGGTGGCACGCATCGGCGAGCGCCTGCAGGCCGATGCCAGCAGCAACGCCGAGGCCTGGCGCGCTGCTGCCGAACAGCAGCATGCATTGAACAGTGAACTGGTCGAGCGCCAGCAGCAGGCGCTGCAGCATGCCAGCAGCCACCTGGATGACCGTGCGCAGGCGCTGCTGCAGGCACTGGATGAGCGCCACGCCGCCGGCCAGTCGCTGCTGCAGGAACACGAACAACAGCGCCTGCAGGATTGGCAGGCCGCACAGGCCGCCACCGCCACGGCGCATGCCGAACTGCAGGCGGGCCTGGATGCACGCGAACAGCAGCGCCAGCTGCGTTGGGACGCGGTAAGTACCGAGCTGCAGCAGGCGCACGCGGCGTTGCAGGCCCAGCTGCTGGCAGGCGACGAGCAGCGCCTGCAGCGCTGGAGCGATGCGTTGCAGAGCGTTTCGACCGATCTGGCCGAGCGCCTGCAGGCCAATGGCCAGCGCCTTGCCGAACAGCAGCAGCAGGTCTGCGACACGTTGGCGCAGACCGCGCAGCAGATCGGCGAGAACGGCCGTGCCCAGGCCAGCGCCACGCTGGCCGAAGTGTCCGCCCTGCTGCAGACTGCGGCCGCAGCACCGAAGGCCGCCGCCGAGGTCATCAACGAACTGCGCAGCACCCTGTCCGAAAGCCTGGTGCGCGACAACAAGATGCTGGAAGAACGCGGCCACCTGCTGGCCACCGTGCAGACCCTGCTGGACGCGATCAACCACGCCTCGCACGAGCAGCGCACCGCTGTGGATGCACTGGTCGGAGGCTCGGCCGAACTGCTGGAACGCGTCGGCAACCGTTTCAGCGACCATATCGCGGCCGAGACCGGCAAGCTCGATGGCATCGCCACGTTGCTCAATGGCAGTGCCGGTGAAGTGGGCCAGCTGGCCGGCACCTTCGGCGCTGCCGTCGAGCAGTTCGGCACCGCTTCGGCAGAGCTCTCCGGGCGCCTGGAGCAGATTGGCGGTGCGCTGGATGCCTCGCTGGCGCGCAGCGATGAGCAGCTGGCGTACTACGTGGCACAGGCGCGCGAGGTGGTCGACCTCAGCCTGCTGTCGCAGAAACAGGTGATGGAAGAGCTGCAGCAGCTGGCCGCGCGCCGCGGCAAGGCCGGCAGCGCATGA
- a CDS encoding OmpA family protein → MSDELEVDGGSHAPIWAAFGDLMSVLLGAFVLILVGVVAVQLELSQRLDQEVKQRQAEAKRLQTLEQALAGPLAAGRVTLVNGRIGISGSVLFALNSDQLQPEGQELLRSLAAPLAAYLGTREEILMVSGFTDDAPVREGNRRFADNWELSAQRSLTVTRTLIADGVPADAVFAAAFGSEQPVSSNANEDGRARNRRVEIAPIPKPKAAAPGEKNGNGS, encoded by the coding sequence ATGAGCGACGAGCTGGAGGTCGACGGCGGCTCACACGCCCCGATCTGGGCGGCATTCGGCGATCTGATGTCGGTGCTGCTGGGCGCGTTCGTGTTGATCCTGGTCGGCGTGGTCGCCGTGCAGCTGGAGTTGTCGCAGCGCCTGGACCAGGAGGTCAAGCAGCGCCAGGCCGAAGCCAAGCGCCTGCAGACGCTGGAGCAGGCGCTGGCTGGCCCGCTCGCCGCCGGCCGGGTGACGCTGGTGAATGGCCGCATCGGCATCAGCGGCAGCGTGCTGTTCGCGCTGAACTCCGACCAGCTGCAGCCGGAGGGTCAGGAACTGCTGCGCAGCCTGGCCGCGCCGCTGGCGGCCTATCTCGGCACGCGCGAAGAGATCCTGATGGTCAGCGGTTTCACCGATGACGCACCGGTGCGGGAAGGCAACCGCCGCTTCGCCGACAACTGGGAGCTGTCCGCGCAGCGCTCGCTGACGGTGACCCGTACCCTGATCGCCGACGGCGTACCGGCCGATGCGGTGTTCGCCGCCGCGTTCGGCAGCGAGCAGCCGGTCAGCTCCAATGCCAACGAAGATGGCCGCGCGCGCAACCGCCGTGTGGAGATCGCGCCGATTCCCAAGCCCAAGGCTGCTGCGCCGGGCGAGAAAAACGGCAATGGCAGCTGA
- a CDS encoding DUF2894 domain-containing protein — protein sequence MAAESSPLEGLRALVRDLDSGSRSLLHYPQVPMLDDVRREWSELRSELQVRRSLRTEAPADGGPLNSAVLVQRMLDTMQATSPGYLRHFIDYVDTLSWLQALQDGAASAADAAKPKRTRKPRNAG from the coding sequence ATGGCAGCTGAGTCCTCGCCTTTGGAGGGATTGCGTGCCCTGGTGCGCGACCTCGACAGCGGGTCGCGATCGCTGCTGCACTACCCGCAGGTGCCGATGCTGGACGACGTGCGCCGCGAGTGGTCCGAGCTGCGCAGCGAACTGCAGGTGCGCCGCTCGCTGCGCACCGAAGCCCCCGCTGATGGTGGCCCGCTGAACTCGGCGGTGCTGGTGCAGCGCATGCTGGACACGATGCAGGCGACCAGCCCCGGGTATCTGCGCCACTTCATCGACTATGTCGATACGCTGTCGTGGCTGCAGGCGTTGCAGGATGGTGCCGCCAGCGCTGCGGATGCCGCAAAGCCGAAACGCACGCGCAAGCCGCGCAACGCGGGTTGA
- a CDS encoding TonB-dependent receptor — MTKTLLAAALSLALAPTAWAQQAPSATELDAVSVIGSGEARQVQRITRENLDILPPGTSLQKTLNLLPGVNAQSADALGTNEQSMTLSLRGFNSTRLGYTLDGVPLGDGAYNNYNGLTINRALISENMEGAELAVGIGSLGTPSTSNLGGTISYTSDRPAQELGGRVVQTFGSDANRRTFVRVDSGEYNGFSGYVSGMNAVSDLWNDQTAYNKSTTKQFNAKGVWNFGSGQITGFVDTSRTSQADYFYLSKDEMSRGLGWDWGGYAPDWNKAVAKAYCNTASLNAKKCDNSGPDKDADGAFTAGQILRDDNLYYLAGDFFLADGFSLRALAYHHDDRGEGHNWNSGAWSNKGTAQEIPIIFRNTIYTIDRDGGTLSFDWELGAHRLEGGVWYERNTSSAERYQTAVDGPRDLSGMNTLPSDVGVFAQRTRWKTHQFFLKDTWRLLDDRLTLEFGAKSPHATSDAQALPGDAKTPILPSSNNQFATGSLKASRNFLPSVGANFRLSEHHEVFASYAENIAMFQGGFKLGPQAVSQATWNAQGNLKPEESRSLEAGYRFVTDTLQASVAAYSVRFDNRLLQYNPCDSRQPVGPTCGNRFYNVGGVDSRGAELTVLWTPNEHFSWYTSASLNRSTYASNYTQAGAEQQIKGKIQTDTPKQLLATEITWRDNGWFASLRGKYTGERFYTYTNDQGFGGFTVFDLAGGYDFGQVGFAKGMRLSLNVTNVGDKRYASNLDSSVFAPSDPAGKLYVFHASAPRQVFGTIDIRF; from the coding sequence ATGACCAAGACCCTGTTGGCTGCTGCGTTGTCCCTGGCCCTTGCACCGACCGCGTGGGCGCAGCAGGCGCCGTCGGCCACCGAACTCGATGCGGTTTCAGTCATCGGCAGTGGCGAGGCGCGCCAGGTGCAGCGCATCACCCGCGAGAACCTGGACATCCTGCCGCCGGGTACCAGCCTGCAGAAGACGCTCAACCTGCTGCCCGGCGTCAACGCGCAGTCGGCCGACGCGCTGGGCACCAACGAACAGTCGATGACCCTGAGCCTGCGCGGTTTCAACTCCACCCGCCTGGGCTACACGCTGGACGGCGTGCCGCTGGGCGATGGTGCGTACAACAACTACAACGGGCTGACCATCAACCGTGCGCTGATCAGCGAGAACATGGAGGGCGCCGAACTGGCGGTGGGCATCGGCAGCCTCGGCACGCCGTCCACCAGCAACCTCGGCGGCACCATTTCCTATACCTCCGACCGCCCGGCGCAGGAACTGGGCGGCCGCGTGGTGCAGACCTTCGGCAGCGATGCCAACCGTCGCACCTTCGTGCGCGTGGACAGCGGCGAGTACAACGGATTCTCCGGCTACGTGTCGGGCATGAACGCGGTCTCGGACCTCTGGAACGACCAGACGGCGTACAACAAATCCACTACCAAGCAGTTCAACGCGAAGGGTGTGTGGAACTTCGGCAGCGGCCAGATCACAGGTTTCGTCGACACCTCGCGCACCAGCCAGGCGGACTACTTCTACCTGTCCAAGGACGAGATGTCCCGCGGCCTGGGCTGGGACTGGGGCGGCTACGCGCCGGACTGGAACAAGGCCGTGGCCAAGGCCTACTGCAACACCGCCAGCCTCAACGCGAAGAAGTGCGACAACAGCGGTCCGGACAAGGACGCCGACGGCGCATTCACCGCCGGGCAGATCCTGCGCGATGACAACCTGTACTACCTGGCCGGTGATTTCTTCCTGGCCGATGGCTTCAGCCTGCGGGCACTGGCCTACCACCACGATGACCGCGGCGAAGGCCACAACTGGAACAGCGGTGCATGGTCGAACAAAGGCACCGCGCAGGAAATCCCGATCATCTTCCGCAACACCATCTACACCATCGACCGCGATGGCGGCACGCTGTCCTTCGATTGGGAGCTGGGCGCACACCGCCTCGAAGGTGGCGTCTGGTACGAACGCAACACCAGCAGCGCCGAACGCTACCAGACGGCGGTGGACGGCCCACGCGACCTCAGCGGCATGAACACCCTGCCCTCGGATGTGGGCGTGTTCGCCCAGCGTACGCGCTGGAAGACCCACCAGTTCTTCCTGAAGGACACCTGGCGGCTGCTCGATGACCGCCTGACCCTGGAGTTCGGCGCCAAGAGCCCGCACGCCACCTCCGATGCGCAGGCGCTGCCGGGCGATGCGAAGACACCGATCCTGCCGAGCTCGAACAACCAGTTCGCCACCGGTTCGCTGAAGGCCAGCAGGAATTTTCTGCCCAGCGTGGGTGCCAACTTCCGCCTCAGCGAGCATCACGAAGTGTTCGCCAGCTACGCCGAGAACATCGCCATGTTCCAGGGCGGCTTCAAACTTGGCCCACAGGCGGTCAGCCAGGCCACCTGGAACGCGCAGGGCAACCTGAAGCCGGAAGAATCACGCTCGCTGGAGGCGGGCTATCGCTTCGTCACCGATACGTTGCAGGCATCGGTCGCTGCCTACAGCGTGCGCTTTGACAATCGCCTGCTGCAGTACAACCCCTGCGATTCGAGGCAGCCGGTCGGCCCCACCTGCGGCAACCGTTTCTACAATGTCGGCGGCGTCGACAGCCGCGGTGCTGAACTGACCGTGCTGTGGACACCGAACGAGCACTTCAGCTGGTACACCTCGGCGTCGCTGAACCGCTCGACATATGCCTCCAACTACACCCAGGCCGGCGCCGAGCAGCAGATCAAGGGCAAGATCCAGACCGACACGCCCAAGCAGCTGCTGGCCACCGAAATCACCTGGCGCGACAACGGCTGGTTCGCCAGCCTGCGCGGCAAGTACACCGGCGAACGCTTCTACACCTATACCAACGACCAGGGCTTTGGTGGCTTCACCGTGTTCGACCTGGCCGGTGGCTACGATTTCGGTCAGGTTGGCTTCGCCAAGGGCATGCGCCTGTCGCTGAACGTGACCAACGTAGGTGACAAGCGCTACGCCAGCAACCTGGACTCGAGCGTGTTCGCCCCCAGCGACCCGGCCGGCAAGCTGTATGTGTTCCATGCGTCGGCACCGCGCCAGGTGTTCGGTACCATCGACATCCGTTTCTGA